The Streptomyces camelliae genome window below encodes:
- a CDS encoding alpha-E domain-containing protein encodes MNDVILSRIAEALTWTGRYVERADATGRILDAYLHRMLEDPWRDEDAACRSLYAILGVDAGAEPVDMQQVLDQLAFDARSTGSIEGALGAARLNARSAREAVSSEMWECLNSTWHALADQRLAARRTGPYAYLELVRRRAALFFGLADSTMSRDDSWRFVILGRSLERVDMTVRLLSVRVLDAAHAPDWPTLLSASGADEAYARVYGGFGDTPRVAEFLLLDRDFPRSVLHALTTAEECLTALGRPRQDPARRPIGRLRTRLEYLDSQALEEQLPVLLRDLQQACMTSADAVAERFFPYQGAVEWAQEGA; translated from the coding sequence GTGAACGACGTGATCCTCTCCCGGATAGCGGAGGCGCTGACCTGGACCGGGCGGTACGTCGAGCGGGCGGACGCCACCGGCCGGATCCTCGACGCCTATCTGCACCGCATGCTGGAGGACCCCTGGCGCGACGAGGACGCGGCCTGCCGGTCGCTGTACGCGATCCTCGGCGTGGACGCGGGGGCGGAACCGGTCGACATGCAACAGGTGCTGGACCAGCTCGCGTTCGACGCCCGCTCGACCGGTTCCATCGAGGGTGCGCTGGGCGCCGCCCGGCTCAATGCCCGCAGCGCCCGTGAGGCCGTCTCCTCGGAGATGTGGGAGTGCCTCAACTCCACCTGGCACGCTCTCGCCGACCAGCGGCTCGCGGCCCGCCGTACGGGTCCGTACGCCTATCTGGAGCTCGTCCGGCGCCGCGCGGCCCTCTTCTTCGGGCTCGCCGACTCCACGATGAGCCGGGACGACAGCTGGCGGTTCGTCATCCTGGGCCGGAGTCTGGAGCGGGTCGACATGACCGTGCGGCTGCTGAGCGTGCGCGTGCTGGACGCAGCGCACGCGCCGGACTGGCCGACGCTGCTGAGCGCGAGCGGCGCCGACGAGGCGTACGCGCGCGTGTACGGCGGTTTCGGCGACACCCCGCGCGTGGCCGAATTCCTGCTTCTGGACCGGGACTTCCCACGCTCGGTGCTGCATGCACTGACCACGGCCGAGGAGTGTCTGACCGCGCTGGGCCGCCCGCGCCAGGACCCGGCACGCCGCCCGATCGGCCGCCTGCGTACCCGCCTGGAGTACCTGGACTCGCAGGCCCTGGAGGAGCAACTACCGGTTCTGCTGCGGGACTTGCAGCAGGCTTGCATGACGTCCGCCGACGCGGTGGCGGAACGGTTCTTTCCGTACCAGGGGGCCGTCGAGTGGGCCCAGGAAGGGGCGTGA
- a CDS encoding transglutaminase family protein, translated as MTGKGIRRLRIRHVTRVSYAQAAVSSHNEVRMTPLTLPGQTTLDGRVTVGPAAATWSYWDYWGTQVTGFDLMDPHSDLTITASSLVETARPGPLPGPLGWAEVAERTARSRLLEFANPTVRTTVPAELIAHAREVTAGLDPHETAVAVASLVADRVSYLPGTTGVTTSAAEAWEQGTGVCQDIAHVTLALLRGLGLPSRYVSGYLHPEKEAELHRPVAGQSHAWIEYWAGDWCGYDPTNRTRADESHVVVGRGRDYDDVPPHKGVYRGVAGGPPEVTVEFTQVA; from the coding sequence GTGACCGGCAAGGGAATCCGCCGCCTCCGCATCCGGCACGTCACCCGCGTCTCCTACGCGCAGGCCGCCGTCTCCTCGCACAACGAGGTCCGCATGACCCCGCTGACGCTGCCCGGCCAGACCACTCTGGACGGTCGGGTGACCGTCGGCCCGGCGGCCGCGACCTGGTCGTACTGGGACTACTGGGGCACCCAGGTGACCGGCTTCGACCTGATGGACCCGCACTCCGACCTCACCATCACCGCGTCCAGCCTGGTCGAGACGGCCCGGCCCGGTCCGCTTCCCGGGCCGCTCGGCTGGGCGGAGGTGGCCGAACGCACCGCGCGCTCCCGTCTGCTGGAGTTCGCGAACCCGACGGTGCGTACGACGGTCCCGGCGGAGCTGATCGCACATGCGCGGGAGGTCACGGCGGGCCTCGACCCGCACGAGACGGCCGTCGCCGTCGCCTCGCTGGTCGCCGACCGGGTGTCGTACCTGCCCGGCACCACCGGCGTGACCACCTCCGCCGCCGAGGCCTGGGAGCAGGGCACGGGCGTCTGCCAGGACATCGCCCACGTCACCCTCGCCCTGCTGCGGGGCCTGGGGCTGCCGTCCCGCTATGTCTCCGGCTACCTGCACCCGGAGAAGGAGGCCGAGCTCCACCGCCCGGTCGCCGGGCAGAGCCACGCCTGGATCGAGTACTGGGCGGGCGACTGGTGCGGCTACGACCCGACCAACCGCACCCGCGCCGACGAGTCCCACGTGGTGGTCGGCCGCGGCCGCGACTACGACGACGTGCCCCCGCACAAGGGCGTGTACCGGGGGGTTGCGGGCGGGCCGCCGGAGGTGACCGTGGAATTCACACAGGTTGCCTGA